The Rosa rugosa chromosome 1, drRosRugo1.1, whole genome shotgun sequence genomic sequence CAATCCAGCTAGATACAATAAATTATTAAAATGGCTAATTCAAGGGGAAAGAGCCATGAAAGATAGTTAAATTTGTATAATGGTACCCACAATTTTCTGGGCAAATAGGGAACATGTAAACCTAAAAGGCCAAACTGTGATTTCCCCCTTGACCAATTTACATTTCAAAAACGTTATGACATAATATCCCTGCAAAAGCCCAACTGTTCAGAAGCTAAACAGACCTAAATAATAGCTgcacaaaataataaaatttgtaAAGGCTGTGGCCTTTGGCTAGAGGTTTTAAATATATTGCAGGTAGCTGCTACCTTTAATTTGTATTAAGTTTAGTACTTTAACAAGGATAGGTTTTTCTTCCTGGAAAAAGAGGAATTTCCCTTCTATGTGAAAGTATCAtgataaaatgaaaacgagaaattgAAGCCCCTTTTGTGCCTATTTTGTATATGATTCACAAAGTTTCTTCAGATGAATACTCAAGAGTGTCTCCATTTGTTCATGAAATAAGGAAGAGCAAAAGCAAAGAATCACAACATGGTCACAAAATATTCCTTTCTTTTGATAATTATCAGTTAAATCTCTGCAAGTCGAATGAAGTACTAGTGCACCAGTGCATGAGTTGAAGAATATAAAGAACCAATCTCTTATGCCATTAATCTACATTAATAGCTTACCATATTTAGATTCACAAAATCTGAGAAACGGAATGAATATAATTTAAAGGAAAGGATTTACTCACATGGATAACCAAAACAGGACAATTGACCAACGGAATTTTGTCAATGTTCTGCATCATGAGCAGATAAAACCATCATGAAAAACCTCTAAAATATGAACAACTAAACATGAAAGAGTGTAAAACTGAGCAACTAACAAAGACTAAATACCTTGTAAATGTCAAACCAGTACGATCGCTTCACCGGATACATGACTCGAAGGCCAGACATGATCGGACTGTGAAGAACCACTGCCCTCAATTTCGGTAAGCGAGTTGCCAGATCTAGAGTAGGCCCACTGCCAACTGATTGCCCGTATAAAATTACATCCTCCTCCTTTGCACCGTACTTCTCCACAAGACATCTATACACAGCCTCTATGTCTGCATAAGTGTTTTGCTCACTTGGCTGttcgaaaaaggaaaaaaaaaaattattaatatcACTCCCATAATTCTCCTAACCAATTATctctatttttttcttattggagttaaatcccaatatattcttggtggccagggaggaggaagcgttctgacaagatctcccgagcacggattagtctctgggcctaggaagcctttgaggacaccgtgtgattgacaaatcaaaaaaaaaaatctctatttTTATCCAATTCAATCCGGTTCCTAAAAACGGAAGACCACAGAGTTTTCCCAAGATGGAAAGCCGCGAAAAAATGACCAATCCTCAGTGTCTTAATCCCAACCAAATCAAATTGAAGTTTCATTTTCTTCTGATGGAAActttttttatataattaaatTATCAAAAAAATTGTCAGTATCATTTTAGGTAACCAAACCAAACAAATCAATATGATTCCAAATCTCTCACCTTCCCAGTAGATTGTCCGTACCCAGAATAATCATACCTGCAAGAAATCCACAAATCACATAAAGTTCGAAACTTTCTTCAATTATAGAAACCACAGATAATAATGAACTAGATGTGATGAAGTCCCGAATCATCCGATGCAATTTCCACTACTTACCCTATTAAGTTGACTCGGAGATGAAGACTGAGCTCGCTGAAGAGCTCATACATCTGGCCCAGATCAGCTGCGTTACCGTGGGAGTGCAGAACGGTGAGCTTCGCCGCCGGGTTCTTAAAGTAAACCGCGACGACGTCGTTCCCCCTCTTCGTCTTCAGCTTCAAAACGTCGACGTTCGCCCTCGCCGGCACTCCCGTCATCCTCAGCTTCccgctctcctcctcctcctccaccccGTACGACGGCGGGTGCGGCGGGAAGAACGCGAACTTCGCCGCCATGGATGACGTCACCGCCCCCATCGAAGACTTGTTTTGACTGAAATAAAGCTCGGAAATTTTGCAGAAATTACGGAAATAAATGAAGCGAATCGGATCGTGGGCGAGCTCGATTAACCGAATTGGGTTCGAAatcttagggttttgatttggAAATTTACAGAGAGCGAATTTAGGGGGCTTTCTGATTTGGGGGAAAAAGAATAAAGGAGGAGTCTTTTTGagcttttttcttctcttctctctggtTTTCCGGCACCACGTGGGAAATGATTAGGAGGGTGCGACACGTGGCGGACCAGGGCGGCTGTGGACCATTAGATCTGGGTGGGTAATAGTTTAAGGGTGGGTGATTAGGATaattggggttttttttttgttttggggttGGTAACGGCTGGAAATGGGTATAGTGTGTGGGCAGGTCCGTCGTAGAGGACAAGAGCTGTTGTGTTTGGGTGTTTTGTGGTGGTGTGTTTGGACAGATGCTAGTGTTTATGCTTTTGGTCAATTTTAGGAGGAAATTTGGGTTGCTGTTGgtgtttgttttgagtgatgccgAACACTTTAGATGAAGTCATCCACAATGTGATGTTTTGTTGGGGATGAGGGGAAGATATTCGATAGAGTTTGTGTTGGAGAGATTCAGTTGTGTGGTTTTGCGTCATTTTGTTTTCTAGAAATAATAGACACTTGATCTTAGCCAAAAAGGATAAGAAGAAAGTTCTCGATGCAATCCTTAGTAGGGTAAGCTTGATTAATCAATAAGAGTTTGATATGTAGACGAGTTAGTAATATATAATATCATAAATAACCCTTTTTTTATGAAACTGAAATGCCTTGCTTTTTTAACGCTTGTACAGTTGATAAGTTGGTATTGAatacattctcaaaaaaaaaattgttattgaaTAGTTGTATTGTTGGATTTGTCAAGCAGCTTGCCAAATTATAGGTGGACATCTAAGTATCTAACACAAACTCTTCTCAAACTCACAAGTAGAGTATGTTCCAACTAGATATACAAAATTACAAGTTATAATTGTCCCCCTAATTTGAGTCATTTTAAGTTACAAATGAATATTTAACTTTGTGTAGCTATAATTCATCCAAACTTCTATTTCAACGGGGTTATATAATTAAAAGAAGTTAATAACAATATTTTGGTAGCCATTAGCGCTGCTCATACTTCGAATGATTGTGATGGAGACATAGTATCAAACACAAAAGTCATTTATTTCAAATCAAACTTTACTGGCATTGTTCTACCACAACAATGCAAATGTTGACTAACATCAAGGTTCATTCAAGCCGAGTGGAGTCTCGATCAATGATCCCCAACTCATCTATGATCACACCGACACTGAGATAGTAGCATTCTAAACATCTTTCTAGCACGTTTTTCTTGGACGGTGATCCTCTTCACTCCATTGCCAATCAATACACAACGTTGATGCAACTCGACCGATTTGAATCCGGC encodes the following:
- the LOC133726242 gene encoding uncharacterized protein LOC133726242 — protein: MGAVTSSMAAKFAFFPPHPPSYGVEEEEESGKLRMTGVPARANVDVLKLKTKRGNDVVAVYFKNPAAKLTVLHSHGNAADLGQMYELFSELSLHLRVNLIGYDYSGYGQSTGKPSEQNTYADIEAVYRCLVEKYGAKEEDVILYGQSVGSGPTLDLATRLPKLRAVVLHSPIMSGLRVMYPVKRSYWFDIYKNIDKIPLVNCPVLVIHGTADDVVDWSHGKQLWEHCKEKYEPLWIKGGNHCDLELYPQYIKHLKKFVSAIEKFPRLKNGSTPVTDQLEKPRGSTDIREKPWSNTDHKEVSRTSTDHRENPRVSTDCREKSRASTDQRDRSKKIMDQPEKPSNSVEQPEKARNSIDRFGEMFRSVGFCNIDCFRPTATSV